In Bacteroides cellulosilyticus, the genomic stretch ACCGCCTGTGTTTACTATAATCGCGACAAGCGTTTTGCCGGAGAATCGAAATATCCATTCAAGAAGATGTTGAACTTTGCCATCGACGGAATCACATCTTTCTCAGTCAAACCTGTGCGCATGGTTTTCTGGCTGGGCTGTATTTTTATACTGATAGCCGTATGCGTCACCATCTGGACGCTACGCGCTTACTATTTCCACGACACTGTGCCCGGATGGTCATCTCTGATGATTTCCCTCTGGCTGGTAGGTGGTACAATATTGGTATCCCTGGGAATTGTAGGCGAATATATCGGTAAAATCTACATTGAAGTAAAGGACAGGCCAAGATATAACGAGGAAGAATTGCTGTTGCGTTAATGTTGCGCTTCTTCCCTCTTTCTTTTTTTCCATAGCTGCCAGCTATTGATCAGATTCTGCCATAAGACATAAGATCCCGGTCCCACGGAGGAAAGTGGATTCAGATAAGTATATGCCATCCAGATAGCAAGAACCGTATTTTTCTGTCCCAGTGCCTGCCCGCCACTGATACGGTCATTATAACGTCCACCTATATTCTTACCCAAAAAGAATTGCAGGCAACAAGCCACTAATCCGGCAAAGGCTATCAATATTTCCACCGAAACCGGTGCATCACTGATTACCAGGGAACGAACTGTTTGTCCGGATACAATAGCAAGCGCTACGCCCCACAAATAAAAAGCAAGATCATGGAAACCCAATAAAAAATGGTGTACACGGGGCATAAACACTCTCAGAAACCACGCCAGGAAGAAAGGGAACAACAACAACGGGAACACTTTACTCAGGATTTTCAAGAAAGCGGCAAAGAAAGTCATGTCAGCATGAGGCTCCACTAACGGAAAAACCAAAGGAACCGCTACTGCCGCCAGCAAATTAGACAATAAGGTATAAGTAGTCAACGTAGATGCACTGCCTCCCAACTTGCCAGTGATGACAGCCGCTGCAGTAGCAGTTGGACAAATCACACAAACCATCGCCCCCTCAAATACTTCCCGATATATTTCATCCATCGGACAGCATACCAGCAAAGCGGCAATCGCCAGACATGAAATTGTCTGAAACAGCAGCAACCAGCCATGCCATGCTTTAGGTTTCAGTTCATTCAGTTTTTCTACTTTACAAAAAGTAAGCAACAGTTGGACAAAGATCAGCAGCGGAGTAATATACGCAATCAAATCACTAATATATGGTTTGGTAGGCGCCAAGAAAGGGACATTTGCAAGGATAAAGTATCCCAAAGTACCTGAAAGCATCGCCAGTGGCAATGTCCAGTTCTTAAGAAAACGAACTAACATACCTTTTTTCTATTTAATTTGCGGGTGCAAAGTTAGTCTGTTTTAAAGAAATCTCTCACAAATCCCGGGGAAAAGTAACAAAACTTCATGTAAAACGTGAGTTTTCTATAAATTTCCACTACATTTGCAACGACTTTTGGGTATGAAACTATATAAACGACACATATTATATATCTGTATTTGCTTCGGGCTGTTCATCTCTCCTTTTTGCACTACCAGCATCGAAGCAAAAGACTTCGTTGTCGTTATTGACGCCGGACATGGCGGTCATGACCCCGGTGCTTTAGGCCGAATCTCCAAAGAAAAGACTATCAACCTGAATGTTGCCCTCAAATTAGGCAAACAGATAAAAAGGAATTGCCCTGATGTAAAAGTGGTATATACCCGTGAAAGAGATGTATTTATCCCACTTGACAGACGCGCGGAAATAGCCAATAATGCTAAAGCAGATTTATTCATTTCCATTCATACCAATTCCGTAGCGGGCGGTAAAACAGTCAAAGGAGCCTCTACATGGACGCTCGGTTTAGCCAAGTCGGATGCCAACTTAGAAGTCGCTAAACGGGAGAACTCCGTAATTTTATACGAAAGTGATTACAAGACGCGGTACGCAGGATTCAATCCAAACTCAGCCGAATCTTATATCATCTTTGAATTCATGCAAGATAAATACATGTCTCAGAGCGTACACCTTGCCTCATTGGTACAGAAAGAATTCCGCCATACCTGTAAGCGTGCAGACCGTGGTGTACACCAGGCAGGGTTCCTTGTATTGAAAGCGAGTGCCATGCCCAGCATCCTGGTAGAACTCGGTTTCATATCCAATCCGGAAGAAGAACGTTATCTCAATTCGGAAGCGGGAACCACCACACTTGCCAACGGAATATTCCGTGCTTTCCTGTCTTATAAACGTGAACATGAAATACGGATGACAGGAAGCAGCCGCACCCTACTACCGGAGGATACGGATGCCGGCAGGGTAGAAGAAGAGATACCTGCCCCCCCCGTTTCCAATAACACCGAAACCAAACAAAATACAGAAAAAGTAGCTGACAGGCAAACCGATAGTGCTGCTCCAGTGTTTAAAATACAGATACTTACTTCTTCCCGTCCGCTTGCCGCCAATGACAAACGACTAAAAGGGCTGAAAGGTGTAGAGTATTATCAGGAAGGCGGACTTTGTAAATATACATACGGTGCATCGACCGATTATAATAAGGTATTACGAACTAAACGGGAGATAGCACCAAAATTCAAAGACGCATTTATCATTGCTTTCAAAAACGGAAAGAAGACAAGCGTCAGCGTTGCTATCGAAGAATTTAAAAAGAAAAGAAATAAATAATAAGACTATAACATCATGATGAAGTATCTTACTAAAGAAGTTAGAATAGGAATTGCGGGCATTATTGCTCTCTGCATATTGGTATATGGTATTAACTACCTGAAAGGCATTCATATGTTTAAGCCTACCAACTATTTCTACGTCAAGTTCCATAACATTAATGGACTGACCAAATCAAGTCCGGTCTTTGCTGATGGCTTTCGCGTAGGTATTGTACGCGACCTTTATTATGACTACAATGAACCGGGAAAAGTGGTAGCGGAAATAGATGTA encodes the following:
- a CDS encoding N-acetylmuramoyl-L-alanine amidase, with protein sequence MKLYKRHILYICICFGLFISPFCTTSIEAKDFVVVIDAGHGGHDPGALGRISKEKTINLNVALKLGKQIKRNCPDVKVVYTRERDVFIPLDRRAEIANNAKADLFISIHTNSVAGGKTVKGASTWTLGLAKSDANLEVAKRENSVILYESDYKTRYAGFNPNSAESYIIFEFMQDKYMSQSVHLASLVQKEFRHTCKRADRGVHQAGFLVLKASAMPSILVELGFISNPEEERYLNSEAGTTTLANGIFRAFLSYKREHEIRMTGSSRTLLPEDTDAGRVEEEIPAPPVSNNTETKQNTEKVADRQTDSAAPVFKIQILTSSRPLAANDKRLKGLKGVEYYQEGGLCKYTYGASTDYNKVLRTKREIAPKFKDAFIIAFKNGKKTSVSVAIEEFKKKRNK
- a CDS encoding transporter, producing the protein MLVRFLKNWTLPLAMLSGTLGYFILANVPFLAPTKPYISDLIAYITPLLIFVQLLLTFCKVEKLNELKPKAWHGWLLLFQTISCLAIAALLVCCPMDEIYREVFEGAMVCVICPTATAAAVITGKLGGSASTLTTYTLLSNLLAAVAVPLVFPLVEPHADMTFFAAFLKILSKVFPLLLFPFFLAWFLRVFMPRVHHFLLGFHDLAFYLWGVALAIVSGQTVRSLVISDAPVSVEILIAFAGLVACCLQFFLGKNIGGRYNDRISGGQALGQKNTVLAIWMAYTYLNPLSSVGPGSYVLWQNLINSWQLWKKRKREEAQH